From Ictidomys tridecemlineatus isolate mIctTri1 chromosome 2, mIctTri1.hap1, whole genome shotgun sequence, the proteins below share one genomic window:
- the Fmc1 gene encoding protein FMC1 homolog — translation MAALGSPARTLRGLLRELRYLSVATGRPYRDTAAYRYLVKAFRAHRVTSEKLCRAQHELHFQAATYLCLLRSIREHVALHQEFHGRGERSVEESAGLVGLQLPHQPGGKGWEP, via the exons ATGGCGGCCTTAGGGTCCCCGGCGCGCACTTTGCGAGGCCTTCTGCGGGAGTTGCGCTACCTCAGCGTGGCCACCGGGCGACCCTATCGTGACACCGCGGCCTATCGGTACCTTGTGAAGGCTTTCCGTGCACATCGG GTCACCAGTGAGAAGTTGTGCAGAGCCCAGCATGAGCTTCATTTCCAAGCTGCCACCTATCTCTGCCTTCTGCGCAGCATCCGAGAACATGTGGCCCTTCATCAGGAATTTCATGGCAGGGGTGAGCGCTCAGTGGAGGAGTCTGCTGGTTTGGTGGGTCTCCAGTTGCCCCATCAACCTGGAGGGAAGGGCTGGGAGCCATGA